TTTAACACATCAATTATAAAATTGACAAAATCACAGGGAGAAATCATAGAGTGGTTTCAGTTGGAGGGAACCCTAAGGGACATTTGGTTCCAGACTTCTGATGTGAGCAGGTATACCTTCCTGTACACTGctttgctcaaagccccatccaacttgACTTTGATAGAGGAGTTATTCAGGAATTATAGGATTGTCTGCAAGACCTTTTCAGTTCAGTTTTGTTTCCGAACAGCGACGACTGTTCAATACAAGAGAATAACAAGAGAATAAATAttcttgtttattttcattctatttAATCTGAACTGAAGAGAACCATTAAACATAACTCCTGAATACATGAAGTTAGTCTCCTAACCCTCCTGAAGAATTCTGATTGTACAGTTTGAACACACATACTTTCAGGAATTGGAATCCATTAATTCTGTGCAAGTCACTAGCCTAGGTAATTTGATAGATCCTAtgatacattttctttttcacttgaAGCGTACGTAAATATGATTCCAGCAAAGACCATAATCATGCATCACCAGCAGGAACATTCATCCATATATGTATTTTCATTAATGATGACATGTAGATTTGCCAGGTTCTTGGGTGATGGCAGTCATCACTGCACAGGTGAGATCTTAACATATGTCTAAATAGAATGTAAGATATGCTTTGACTGTGAAAATAGTATAATTTGTTATGTGTATTCATAGACAGATTATTAAAAAAGCTAAGCCAAGCTGGCTAGACTCAGAAGTCTACAATCAGCCCTTGCTATTCCTCAATAATCTCACTGTGATTCTATAAATCAGTTTGTCTGATTAACTGTACCTGAATATATCTGCACTCCATGGTTGGTATATCAAACAACATAAGTATATACTCTTGAAATTCATATAACTACCAACCTCAAAAACCTCAGTCACTTCAGTAATTTCTGGAATATAAATGGTTCTGTCATATATGGCCTTTTTATGGAAAGTTTCCatgtgaatatttttaaagccGTGGAATTAGTGCTTTTTCTAGGTTTATTGATCTGTAACACATCACCTAGCTATGTTATACTCCTGAGCTTCAGTTACAAAATTTTTTTGTGTCCAGACCTAATTGTGAAATATTAAGGGATATTCCGCATAAATCTGACTGTGGTGGAAATTTATTTACAACTTTGCTTTACAGATTAAtaaaaaagaactttttttttctctatcttTTATGTGTAATGGCATTTGTATTGCTTCTAAAATGGATATATCAGATGACAGAACTTTCTTTTTCCAAACAGGCAAATGGTTTAACTATGGAATTATCTTCCTTGTTTTAATCTTGGATCTGAATATGTGGAAGAACCAAATATTTTACAAACCTCATGAATATGGTCAATATATCGGTCCTGGACAGAAGATCTACACAGTGAAGGACTCAGAGAGCTTGAAAGACCTCAACAGAACTAAGTTATCTTGGGAGTGGAGATCCAATAACACTAACCCACTGACGAACCGGACCTATGCCGAAGGGGACATGTTCTTGCACAGCAGGTTCACAGGCTCTAGCCTTGATGTCAAATGCCTGGCTTTTATTCCAAGTTTGCTggcttttgctttgtttggttTCTTCATCTGGTTCTTTGGGCGATTTCAGAAAACTGACCAAGGCATGGAGAATTTAGACAAATCGTACACAAGAatgaaacgaaagtcaccatcAGATATGGGAATGACACGAGAAAATACACAGGTGTTAGAAGAACCATTGAATTTTCAAGAACCACACCTGGTATCCATAAAATCAGACTTAAGCGAAATAGTTTTTAACTCTTCTCTTCTAACTTCTGAAAACTTGAACGCACAACTGAATGAACAAGACAGCCCTTTACAGCCAGTACCAGAGCCCTCTGTCCCTAAGAATAATCCTGTGACATAGAGGAAAATACCCAGGAAAATCAGTTTAAATAAGCAGTTACTCTTAAGATTGCAGTTTTACCTTTTGTAAGTTAAGATTTACATAGTGTTTAGAATAAGAAACTCAACCTATGCCAAGAGGTGCTCAGCATGCTTTTTCTaggaattttggtttttatttgtattataGTACGTGCCTATTGTATATCTAACATTCCTTTATAGATTGCTTCCCAAAATTGCACAATAATTGCTATTTATTAATACATTACCTTAACTGTATAATAGTGTATTAGATGATTACTTGCAGGTATAAAATTCTACCGTGGTGGTGCCTTGAGACATTAAACAGTTTTTTAACTCAACACCAGGTGTATAGCACAGTTCTTCTCATCTGTTTTGCAAAGCTTTTTGTATATGGTTGTTTCAAGTGTCATTTGATGTCTTGACAGAGGAGATAAATATAGTTATAAAGAAGCTTTTCTGTTAGGATACCACAACTTGACTTTGTTATTTACTCATCTGTGAAGTCAGAGATTTTGATGACCGGACTGCAGAGAAGCATGTTGATtaccttttaatttttctggctAGCTGCCAAACACAAATACAGATTTATTATGCAGTAAACAGCAGAGACATAATACAGCATGGGTCACTAGTGGTGAAAATATGAGTTTCTCCATCAGTAATAGCAATTATGTGATAATGCCTAATTatgtttttcttaattaaaGATAAACTGCTCCTTGATTTAAAGTTTTACCCTTCACCTTTTAGAAACAGAGGTGAAAATTCATGGTTGAAGCAACTCTTTCCATCATCACACCAACCCCATGCAGCATCAAAGAACCAAAGGAGTGATTGCAGTAAAGGACACAAAGCCCACTAAATCCAGTATTTTTGCAATTCAGTGCAGATATGGTCTGGGTATATGTGAAACATACATAGAAACATACTGCTTATAGTCTAATTTCTCCACATAATGAAGAAATGTTGAagggttttaattaaaataaattgatAGCTAAATTTTattgcaacttttttttttttgtccttcatTTATTATCCATGACTATTCATAACTTGGATTCAGAAACAGGGGGTAACTGGGGCTTGTGCTTTTTTGAAGGGGACTTCTTAATGTGAATTTCTCTCCTGTATGATCAAACTATATGCACCAGAGAAATTGCATATCTAAAACATCAGAAAGACTCTGATTTGCCTCTATTTCAGTTCTATAAAATTGTTGTTACAAGTTACCAAATAATAAGTCATTTTTAAGACTGAATTATTTCCCTGTCACTTTCTGGTGTTGCTGTATTTTGTCTTTGTGACTTTTTTATCTCTGTTGGTTTTGATCTATTTGCTTTTAAGTTTCCAGAATGCTGAATTTAGCATGCATAATAGAACTATGCATTTATTAACTGTCACTTGagagccaattttaataaacatCATTCAACAATTGTTTATTATGAAGCAGGAACACACTCTGTCAGTTTTGCAATTTTTCAAACCATTTTACCCATGTATTGCCCTATTTCAATTGATAAATATTTCTGACGCTAAAAAAGACAGCATCACACTGATATAAAAATCTAATATTTTGTTtatgaatatttaatattttgtcaggaaaattaatttcataatcATACTAATTTTTTATCAATTACAAATTATGGCTAAACCcaaatttatttgcttttgcCTACTGCAACCTCTAAACTTGTTTAATTGACTTACAATATAATCAAAGACAAGCCATTAATAAGTAATGATAAAACAGCGTGAGATCCTGCTTGTACTATATAAGAGGTGATATACTGATGTATGACATTCAAACAGCATTTGATTTCTTAAGTAGTTACAGAAATAGCTGTTTAATTTTGCAGATACATGCTTCTCTGTATGTTTTGGAGACTAAACCCAAGTACTGAAAATCTCTCGTTAACTCATTTCTCTATTTGTGCGGAGTAGTAGTTAAATACATGAATATGAaggcagaaaaatgaaataattacttGAGCTTTACAGCCTGCATGAATTCTTGACTCTGATGAAACTGTTATTAAGCAACTGATTTCACAGCTAAAATAATTCCTTGACCTTATATTGAGTAAATGCTTTTAAGGTCATTATAAGCCTtcatgaaagagagaaaagcatcAAGTAATCCTGGATTTTGCATGAGTATTTAAATTAATAGCCAAGCATAGAGACTGCTTATATAGTGAATTTGTAAGAGGTTTAAAGATTCATTGTAACCACTCACCGTGGTCAACTCATCTATCTAATTAATGGAGAAAGGACATCTCAGTCATGTAGGAGTCTCATTTGTAATCACGGACATAGATGGAAGAAGAAAGCAGTATCATTTCGTTGTCCACTTCCAGTGTTAAGGTTGAGAAGCCTGAGCTAAGTGCTTGCCCCAAGCACCTTACGAAACAGGCAGGGACTTAGGAGCTGAACATCCTAATGTTTCAGTACCTAACAGTCATTTATCTCTGCATTACTGAGTAGTGCAGCCCAGCAAGAACAGGTTTGTGGAACTGGTGCTGAGGACCCAGTGACCATTGTTTGTGCATTTCAGGGGTTTACATCAGTTTAGCTCTTTGGTCCTGATAGAGTGAATGAAGGACAGTGGCTGGGTACATCCAGAGACCCTGAGTAGAAGGACCTCTCAAGGTCTGAGCTGGAGGAGAGTCAGCCAGCACCATCACAACTTTACTCCTGAGCTTAGCTGCTAATGCAGAGTCATTCTGAGTCTTCTTaccaaaatgcaaatatttctcCTGCAAGCACATTCATTGTTGTCAACTGTTGTTCACTTTTAACATTATGAAATGCTTTGCTAACTCAAAACAGTCTGAACTGCTTTCTAGTCTAGTACCCATAACTGGGACCTCAATATGAAAATTTGACCttctcctgaaaaaaaccccataggAGGAGAGAAACTTGGGGAAGTGTCAGTTTTTTCACAAGCAACACATCTCCATTCTACCCTCTATAATGAACCATCTAGCAGCTGccatcactgcagggctggccaGTGTCTGCTTTGACAAAGATCAGATTTGGtacctcttttttttatttttaccataAATACATTGTACAGTGATGGATGATAGAAACCACCTgatatagtatatatatatagaagATACATCTCTAGGATAAGCACATAAGATTTATGAGCCCACAGGTGCCTATAAATTGTCTTAGTGTTCTCAACAATTACCTTTACTGAGATGGAAATGACACGAAGCAAATAGAAGGTAAGAATTTTTGTAGAAAGTACCTTAAATATAATATTCATGCTTATGGAAGTGTATAGATATCTTCAAAAACcacatatataaaatacatatgtGTATGTACATGAGGAGCCCAGGGGTTAGTTGATTTTATTGGGAAAACTGCTGAGTTTCTCAAGGCAATTTACTACTGCCCTTTTCATGCTACATTGCTCCATCAGTTACTTATTCCAGGTTGTTTCATCTCCTCTGCCTCTACTTATTTTGCAGAGAAAATATAAGACCAAAGAAAGATTATTTAATTGCACTGTCTGTGTCCCCAAGTTATTACTTTGTCAAATTTATTCggaaactaatttttttctggtttaaaatatttctttctttccagctAGTGTCATTGTACTTTGGGCTACTGTACTGTATTACAGTATGTGCTAAATTATTGTTTTTTCTGCACTGAGCAGTATCCATCATGACAACCACCTGGGAACAAAGAGCAGACACCTCACAAAGACTGGGAAGTTAGCAAATCAGCTCCTTAGTAGACTGGCAAGCTCATTTTCCCACAAGTGAACAGGTTATGGCTCACTAGTAAAAGATGTAATAGATTTTTAATACACTGGCACTAATTTTAACAACCTTCTAGATGGGGCTCAGTGGGAGAGGACTTTTTATCTTAGCCTACAAATCTGAAGCAGTTACATCCTGCAAGCAGAGGTAAAGGTTTCACTTTTTAGGGTGCATTTAAAAGTAACCAGCTTAAACTTTGAGCAGATTGCAAGAACCATAAAAATTAGACAACACTGGAGTAAGAACATGAAGGTGATTCACTTTGTGCCTCCTGGCACAGAATGGAGACAAAACACTTTTGACAGATGTTTGAGTGGCCCTGTGCTTGGGATTATGGGTATTGACATGCAAAGATTCAAACAGCATTTATTAACAAACAGTTGCAGTACCTTTATCAACAGTGGTGCTACTGCCAGCACCAGACAGAACAGCTCTTCTGTCATACTCTTTCTGTCCTGTCCATCCATGCTAACTTACAAATGACaaaggagctgctcctctccctgtgcACTCAAAACTGTCCAGTGGGGAGTCTGGGCTACCTGAGTGTGCTGTGGCATGTTATTGCAATGTCTAATATACAGCTCCAAGAAGGACAACGAAGGGCAGGCAAAAGGGGGGAGTCTGGTCTGTCAGTTTTATGGCCTTGAGGTGAAGAATGTCACTTACGTGACCATTTCAGAAGGAAATCAATATAAATAGAAGTCCTGTTTCATAGGAATAAAAAGGGACAAATGGAGAGACAGGAAATCACTAGAAATCTTTTCCATCCTCTTCAGATATTCAAACAGAAGCAGCAAGTCCCTGTTTCAAATGTTCACAAACAGTTCCCAGCTTCCAGATGACTTCTGGGTGAGTAGCTCTTCTGGATAACTAGGTTTTAACACCATCATAATTCCCTGCTAACACTTCCTCTTCATGGGGGATGTCAGCAGCTTTTCACTGTTTGGGGGAATGGAGTAGTTTTCTGAAAAGGAAGTGGGAAAGAAATTGTAAGGGACATGCTCCATGAGGCTGGTACTCTTCACAACAAACTCCTTcttggagaaaggaaaagcatgaATCCAGCTGCTTTGCAAAGAGGAGTGAAGTAGCAAAATCAAATCCTTTCAGAAATATATCTTATATCAGCAGCACAGTCACAGAGATACTTCTAATGCCATGCTTTTCCTTTAATGTGTAGCACTTGGGGTGTTCACAAGAGCAGCTTATCTGATTCTAGCAGGCAGGTTACAGACCCAGCTCTCATGCTGTTTGTGACATCTGCAATACTTCATATTGAATTcctttttgtcttcatttttctcttgttttctccACTAAAAGTCCATTTCATTTCATTCCTGTGTTTTTATTTCCAATAAACTTTTATTGTAAGTGACCTAAATGGCAAGTTACCCTCCAAAGGCCCAAAATTGCTGTTATTGATTTGGTACCATCTGtatccctctccctccccttcaATAGGGATAAACATCGATGGTGACTGCTCTGAGACACTGCATGCCTTGCTGACCTTTCCTTTGAGAGCTCTGAGGACACATAAAGGCACTTGATGTGCTGGTGGCTATTAGGTCTTTTGGTCAACAAAATACATACTCAGACATGGTTAGAGTTTCAGTATTTAATTGTTCACAGAATCACTTGCTGAAAGCAGGTATAGCTTGAGCCACCGCCAGTTAGAATTAGAATATTCCAAAACTGCAgttgctccagctgctccagatGTTTGAGGACTTTTGCAAGGTTCATTCCCTGTCGGCTGTGGCAGCATTGCTGAGAATGCATGTGTGACTTTAGTGTCAACCAATGATAGCACAAGTAGAGATAATTTCCAGTAATCATTGTTTCCATGTTTCCATGGTTACTGGagaattttctatttttgcttCATGAAACTATAAAAAAACCAGAATGTCTCCCAAATCTTTGCAAGGTTAAAGTTAAATTATGAGTAGACAATCTAGCCATTTTTGCTTCATTGCAACCTTCTTACTCCCTTTTCACCCTTTCCATCAATTTTGACCTGCTGATCCACAGCAAAGCTATGCCTCAAAAATAATCCCAAAGGGGAGAGCAATCAAATTCTTTTCTGTGCAGTCCTGGAGAGACTTCAGACATCattaattcaatttttaaaaaaaaaaatttaaaatattgattCTAAGCTCTAAAGAGttttgtatttatataaaaaacTGTTAAAGCAGATGCAGTAGAAGTTGGCAGTAACCTTCTGCTCCATTTTAGTAGCAAGTCTGCCTACAAGGGCCAATATAATTATTTGTTGAACCTGTCAGCTACAGATAGGTTTAGGGTGTAGTATTTAATGAAACCTCCATAGAAATGTGTGTTGCTGCACTTGAAAAAttgagtgggtttttttcagttttcaagCCCAGGCAATACATCTATCACCTAAGAGAGCACTGTGATAGCTCCTTAGTTAGCAACCAGTCTGTACCACCAGGTTCTTGAAAGTCGTGCAGGACCATTCAAAGATAGAagctcagctctgtgtgagctATATGGCTATTTTTGGTCACTGTTCCTGAACAGTGTagccctgctgctctgaggaGTGTCACAAAGACACAGTGTAATACTGATCTGACTAGACTTCAAAGGTGTCTGCTCATTTGGATGTACTTTTGTGCCTTTCAAAGTGCACATGGAGGAATAAATACGTGTAGCCCAAATGTCCCTCCTGGCGTTTCTAAGGCTCCAACTTCACATCACAGAAATACCCACCAACTTTTTGGAGAAGTTAAGTAGGAAGTTTACAAGACCTTTCCTAGAGATCTCTCCCCATCTTCTGTGGTCACTGGAAACTGTATTTTACTAAAACTACTCACTCATTGTATTGCACTTGTAATGGCACCACTGTCACCTATAAGTCTCTCAGACAAATATAACTACAGAGATTGGAAAGGAACTGCTTGAAGACTTTGCAAtgcaaaagaaatgcaaaagtaGAGAGGAAAATTAAAAGGCTAAGACATGAAATTATTTGCTCAATTTCACACATGTCAGGTATCCCCTGCCTGCATATTTTTTTAGGACTTTAGTCTTTCTGGTTTGTTACTgtcaaatgttttctttgctcCATGTGATTCACATGGCATAGACATAGCATGAAATATCCCAGGAATGGAATTAGGTGCATTTCACCCTTGCATAAATTTCAGCTGGAGAAATTAGATTTTTGAAATCAGAAGGTAGTTTTGTTAGCATCAGATCCCCACTGTCTCATGCCATAATACTGCCTCAGGGTAGCTGCCACTGGAAATGGAAATACCTCACCCCTTCCTCAACAGCCTTTTAGAATTTCCCCCAGAAGAAACCAGTCTGCTTTCAGATACTGTGATCTGGAAAACAGACTTCAACGCTGCTTCAAGTAACAGCAAGTAACATGCAAA
The nucleotide sequence above comes from Passer domesticus isolate bPasDom1 chromosome 5, bPasDom1.hap1, whole genome shotgun sequence. Encoded proteins:
- the TMEM117 gene encoding transmembrane protein 117 isoform X2: MFREDHGSWMTMFFSTILFLFIFSHIYNLFLIMAGNMSAYIITDFMGIRNENFMKVAAVGTWMGDFVTAWMVTDMMLQDKPYPDWGKSARAFWKKGNIRIILFWTVLFTLTSVVVLVITTDWISWDKLNRGFLPSDEVSRAFLASFILVFDLLIVMQDWEFPHFMGDVEVNLPGLPSAHMQFKVPYFQKILKEEYHIHITGKWFNYGIIFLVLILDLNMWKNQIFYKPHEYGQYIGPGQKIYTVKDSESLKDLNRTKLSWEWRSNNTNPLTNRTYAEGDMFLHSRFTGSSLDVKCLAFIPSLLAFALFGFFIWFFGRFQKTDQGMENLDKSYTRMKRKSPSDMGMTRENTQVLEEPLNFQEPHLVSIKSDLSEIVFNSSLLTSENLNAQLNEQDSPLQPVPEPSVPKNNPVT